In one window of Simkaniaceae bacterium DNA:
- a CDS encoding polysaccharide pyruvyl transferase family protein translates to MKKTYLFLALLSLFFIKISAGTIYFVSPCAFNAGDYYSCPDLYYDFKNYQTIKIELQEFKNNEKNNQTKLKDAIIIFGGGGILDTTKPLSSLYNNMDLSNKCFHWGSGSNRLNVNEIDWELSANFIDIKKDVLKHFILVGRRDYLDNYYKNHVYVPCVSCKLPYLKQKYEIKRRIGIVNHAWLKLINKPQFPQINMNLKKYTIEEIIRFIGESEVIITSSFHGAYWGLLLNKKVIINGNWSSKFDTLKYPLVLLSDNLEKDIQNCVVPPADYLNECIDLNNAFYEKIMKLIEQY, encoded by the coding sequence ATGAAGAAAACATATCTTTTTCTAGCATTGCTTAGTCTTTTTTTTATAAAGATCTCTGCAGGAACAATTTATTTTGTTTCTCCTTGTGCATTTAATGCAGGGGATTATTATAGCTGTCCTGATCTTTATTATGATTTTAAAAACTATCAGACTATTAAAATAGAACTTCAAGAATTTAAAAATAACGAAAAAAACAATCAGACCAAATTAAAAGATGCAATTATTATTTTTGGTGGTGGAGGAATACTGGATACAACAAAACCTCTATCTTCTTTATATAATAATATGGATTTAAGTAATAAATGTTTTCATTGGGGGTCTGGATCTAACCGTTTAAATGTTAATGAAATTGACTGGGAATTAAGTGCTAATTTCATTGATATAAAAAAGGATGTTTTAAAGCATTTTATATTGGTTGGTAGAAGAGATTATTTGGATAACTATTATAAAAACCATGTCTATGTTCCTTGTGTAAGTTGTAAGCTTCCATATCTAAAACAAAAATATGAAATAAAAAGAAGAATTGGCATTGTCAATCACGCGTGGCTTAAATTAATAAATAAACCTCAATTTCCTCAAATTAACATGAATTTAAAAAAGTATACAATTGAAGAAATTATAAGGTTTATAGGTGAATCAGAAGTTATAATTACTTCGTCTTTTCATGGCGCTTATTGGGGCTTGTTGTTGAATAAAAAAGTCATTATAAATGGAAATTGGTCAAGCAAGTTTGATACATTAAAATATCCTCTTGTGTTACTTTCAGATAACTTAGAAAAGGATATTCAAAATTGTGTTGTTCCACCAGCAGATTATCTAAATGAATGTATTGATTTAAATAATGCATTTTATGAAAAAATCATGAAATTAATTGAACAATATTAG
- a CDS encoding transposase: METEEIYTYFRAAGKRWVVERSFSWLKRKCRRLLMRWERLPNVSDAFAQLGLIFMWLQNLLG, from the coding sequence GTGGAAACAGAAGAGATATACACTTACTTTAGGGCAGCAGGGAAGCGGTGGGTAGTGGAAAGGAGTTTTTCATGGCTAAAAAGAAAGTGCAGAAGGCTACTGATGCGCTGGGAAAGATTGCCAAATGTGTCGGATGCCTTTGCTCAGTTAGGGTTGATATTTATGTGGTTGCAGAATTTATTAGGATAG